In the genome of Gymnogyps californianus isolate 813 chromosome 23, ASM1813914v2, whole genome shotgun sequence, the window ATGGCGCTCGCGGCCCGCTCGATGCCGTTCAGGTAGTAGATGTTGTCGTGGAGGATGACGGGAGGGCATTTTTCCGGGGGGCTGTAGTGGGGGTACGCCAACCACTTCTTGACTTTGACGGAGTCGTAGGAGGAGAAAAGCGAGTTAAGCTGCTCTTTGGTGAGCACCTCCTTTGAAAACACCTTCCAGACGGCCGATCGCAAGGGCAGCTTTCCTTCGCCGCCTGCGTCTTCCACGGGAGACACCACCCCCACGCTATTGATGAACAGTTTGGGATTTTCCGTAGTGAAGATGGCACCGAAATGAAAGGCGGATGGATCCCGGTAACCAAAGAAGGAAGCGTTTAAGCGTCCGTGCACGAACGTCGTGACAGTCTGGTGGTAAGGATTCGGGAACTCTGGGACGGGAGGGTCGAAGTTCTTGAAGGTGATGTTGGCCATTTTGCGGCTCAGGGGAGCAGCGATGACAACGATGTCGTACGTATCCCCCGTTAGTCCCGACGTAGTGTTGTAAGTGACCTGGTAGAGCTTCGCCGGGTCGCctggggagaagagctcagTTATCCCGCTCCGTGGCTGGAGGGAATCCCGTTTGTCCCTCTGACAAACATCGGCCTTTTAAAACACCATCCCATTTAGGCTGATTATGCCTTGTGGCGAGCTGAAGTAGCTTTATAAACTCGTCCCAGCTTAGCTGAGGGAGTGCTGTGagctggggctttgagcagaGCCCAGTTTTCATCTTAAAAGACCAAGGAAGACCCAATCTGTTGCTTCGGTCTGCCAAGAGCTGCGGCCGAGCGGTGCCGGAGGCCAAGGTCGGTCTCCAGCTGCCGGAGCGTGCCGTTCCCCTCCCCACCAAAGGGAAAGCAAACCCAACTCACCTGCGGGTCTGGGTCTGATTTTTGGCTCTATAGACAAAACTGTACCAGGGATAACTTCAGCTTTGGAAGCGTAGATAAGGCCAGTGCAGACAAGTTTGTTCCCTCCTTTTACTGACCAAAGGCCCGATTCCACCCCTGCCAGAGAAACAGCACCTACAAGGAAACCACGATCCTTAGAGCGGCTTGTTCAGCGTCATTCTGCAAGGGAGCGCTTGAAagagaaagtggaaaattaggggggaaaaaaaaaaaacatgcctTTGGGGCACAGAGCTTGCCGAAGGCCAGGGCGAAGCAGGTCGCGTTAGCCAGCGATTTGTCGGAGGAAGGCAGTAACCCAGCACGGGAGGTACGGCTGCACGGTACCAGCCCAGGGAGCAGGAATCCCAACACCCCTGAAGAGCGCAAGGTCCCTGGGACAGCCGTGGTGGGAGGTTAACCCAAGAAAGACTCACCTACGAAACCGTTGATGTTGACGCCTTGCCCGTAATTGACTCTCATGGCCGGACAAACCACCTCGTTTATGAACTTATGGGAGAAGCCGGCTTTCTGCATGGCTTCGTCGATGGTTTGGTTCAGCATGCGGGTGAAGTCGTTCCCTCCGAGGGCGTGAAGCAGGAGCTCGTTACTGCTGAAGGCGTAGTCGTGCGTCTGGTAGCGATAGATCCTTTAACGGGAGACCAGAAATAGGCGTTCAGTCGCTGTTAGTTATCTTTGCTGTGGAGGATCTCACAGCGCGGCTCCCGAGAGCCTCACGGCTCTTCgtgggagcagcagggcttgTCCTTCCAGCCAAGCCCTAGCCTAAGCGGTACACGCCTAAGTAAGCCTGGGCCTTCATTATTCGTTTACTCATCCTTCCTAACGAAAGCACTTTGTGCGCAGTTATGCATTGAATTCTCCTTGGCACCCAGGTGCCAGACCGATGGCACACCCCACACCTAACCCGCATTTCCACCGCAGCCTCTCGTTCTTGCTGTTTGAAGACGACAGCGCTTCTCTCCATCTTTTCCCTTAGAAAAATGACTGGCGGCGGAGAGGGGGCAACCGGAGACTTCTTTCTCAATGGTGATGGGATGATTTCACCCATATTTTCACAACTCGGCAGCAGGTTTCGCACCTTTTCCCGCAGCCCCTTTCCCTGGCAGGGGCCCGACGTACCGCATGAACTTGTCGAGGACGTCCTCGACCCACATGTACATCCGCAGGGGGTTCAGCCCGTAGTGCCAGAGGAGCTTGAGCAGGTTGACGATGTACCAGCTGCTCTCTTCGAACACAAATTCCTCCCCGTTGTAAATGCCTACGAGGCTGCCGTGCGCTGGGGCAACCGAGAGGCCTCGAGGAACGGGGCgaaaaaaggtaatttaatGAAAGGTAGAGCTTGCGTCGAGCTAAACTATATTACGCCTCGATTTCCACTTCCCGAGACAACCTGGCTGTGCTTTGATAAGGGGGAGCAATTAAAGATTGGATCCTCGAGACGTGGAAAGCGGAATTTAGTTCTTGACCAGGAGCCAGGTAGTTATTTGCGGTGACTTTTGGACCTTTATGGTGGGATTAATGCATTGCCCGTGGGGTCCCATTTCCATCGGGATGGGggtctccttttcctggggtGGTGGCGGGGGGTGGGCTGGGGTACCTCAGGGTGATATTGGGGAGGGATATGGGGGGAGGGGCATACTGGGGAGAGatatggggaggggggggataCTGGGGAAGGAAGGTGGGCAACCACGGCTTGTTCTTTATGGGGATGTCCCCCCAGCAGAGCGggagagctggagctggagcatccctgagggggagtgggggggtgattttggggtggggggatcCCCACTCACCCAGCTCCTTGACGAAGTGCTTCATGTGCAGGTTGAGGGGGTGGAGGACGGACCCCCCCGCCTCGTAGCCGGCCCCCTCCACCTCCAGCGTGGCCAGCCGGCCCCCCACCGCCGCCTTCTCCAGCACGTCCAGCCGCACGCTCCTCCCGAACTTCTGCCGCAAGAAGTAGGCGACGGCCGCGCCACCGATCCCGCCGCCGACCACGGCTGGAAGAACCGGCACCGGCCGTCAgcgctgcccccgccgccccacagccccccccccaccccgctcccgccccgctcccgccgtACCGATCTTGCCGGGGGCATCGCGCTGCGGCCGGCGGGCCGGGACGGGCGGGCAGAGAGCGgcgaggagcaggaggaggcgGAGGGCCGGCATGGCGCTGGCTCGGCGGGCGGGACCGTCCTGTCAGCTGGttcccgccgcggcggcggggccgggcgggccatgagggcgggcggcggagcgCTGCCAGCCGCGCCGCTGGTGTAGTGGTATCATGCAAGATTCCCATTCTTGCGACCCGGGTTCGATTCCCGGGCGGCGcacgcctttttttttttttttcctttttaaacccCGGTTTTAATTCCCCGATTTTTATTTTCCCGCCCCGCGGGGGTGAGGAAGCGCCAAGCCCGTACCCCGGTGCCACCGGGGGAAGCGTTACCGGTTACCGGGGGGGTGGCAGTGTCAGTGGCGGGGCGCATGCGCGGGAGCGCCGGCGGGCGGGAAGCCGCATCCGGAGGCGGCTCGTCGTGTcgtgtccccctccccgccccggcggcgCATGCGCGTTACCGCCCCCTCTCGGCCGGCCGGGCCCCTTCGCCCGCCACCCGCCATCTTGCGAGGACCATTGGGGTTATTGTCCGCCGCTCGGGCtcggcgggggccggcggcgctCGGGCTGCCCAGGCGCTGAcggggccgcgggggccggCTCGGCGTGAAgagccggggcgggcgggggcggcggcggcggcgccatGGAGGATGAAATGCCCAAGACCCTGTGAGTGGGGAGGGGGCGAGACCGCCTATTGTTCCCGGCTCCGCGGGGAGGGGCGGCCCGGGCTCCCCTCACGCACGGTCCCTCAGGCCCGGGCGGCGCGATCGGGCCTCCGCGACGGGCAGCGGCGGCTGTCCCGGCCCTTCAGCCGCCTTCAGTGCCAAGGGGGACGGCTCCCGCCCGCCGCAGGGCTGCGGGGCacccggccccggctcccctcACGGCGGGCCGGCCCCGGCAGAGCAGGGGGGAGCCcggccggggccggccccggcccctccgcCCCTGCCCCGCTATTCCTGTCCCCCGGGTTGTTTCCCAGTGGTGTTCACCGGCATTCTGCCCCCCGCCCGGGGCTTTCTCCCGGGCCTCTGCAGCTCACATCTGGAGGGACGGGGGCTGGGGAGATGTGtgtgtgtcgtcccccccccggCACTTGCTCCATGTAGGTTTTCGCGAGCATCTGGCTGAATTTTGCCATCTCTGGGTTGTGTGAGCACCGTCAGCTCacggggagctgggggggggctgccctggcctaACAGCTGGAGCCCCACTGCCATGTTCAACAGCTTGATGGAAataaacgggggggggggtttcCCATGACATCGGTGCTTCTCCAAGTGTTTAAAGCATGCTGCGAGCCTGTTATTTCCCGGGAAACTAATCGTAGCTGTAGGGCAGCTCCTCGCCTTCTTAAAATCATAAATGGGGTTCCTTTAATTACGAGCAACTTTCCTGGCGGTGTTCAGGCAGCTGACGCCCGCCGCTGTCAAGAGGGATTTGGACTTTGGGTCGGCTGttgctcctgcagctggctgcGTTTGAAAGGCACAGGAGAGCTCCTGTGCACATCTTATTTGTGcgtttctctccttttctctggcAGGCGTTATCTGGAGTGGTTTCCCTCTATCAGGGAAATCACAGACTCCGGTCTTTCTGTTCCACCGCTGCGTAAGCTTTGATCTCTGTTTCAGTGCAGGAGTTGAGGGGAGGGAAgacaggagggagagggaatCTCTCCAAGGTGAGGGGAAAGTTTTGCCCTTGGACAGTGGCTGTACCTACCCCGTGGGGTGATAAATGACTTGGTCGAGCGACTGCAGGAAAACAAGACTCTTACGTGACTTATGTCAGCTCCTCTGGTCCAGGCTTTCCGGAGTGGTGAACGCTCGGTCCGCCTCCCTGTGTATACGATCCCGTTGTCTTTCTAGTGCGTGCATTTTTGCAACTATTCTTGGCGTCTGCAAACATGGGTCGGACCTGTTGGCATATTTGCgtgtttatttagaaaaatggtTTTTTGCTCCCCCCCCCACCTGCCCCATCCCAATTAAATGGTTGTCTGGAGTCTCGTGGTCTCGGGCATACGCAGCGTACGCTCGAGGGAATGAATTATCTGACCTTGAGCACGTGCGGCTCACTGCAAAAACACGGCCGACTTTCTGAGCTGCAGGACCGAGTATTGAGCAACGTACCGAGAACGGTCTTTCTCTGAATCGCGCCAAGTGACTTTCTCAAGTCATACGGAGGATTGTCACGAGCTGAATTTCACAGATTGCATTTAGAACGAGCAgcttgaaggaagaaaaaagcaactaaaAGTAGTCTCTTTCCCGCTCGGGTCTGAAGTGTGTGTTAAATATTTGCTTGCTCGAGGATTTCTGTAGGTGGTGCTACAGAAACCCCATCTGGACGTGGGTTACGGGGCTCCCTCCTCGGTCGCGTTGTCTTGCTGCATCGTGAGGGGCCACCAAAGTGGTCTGCAACCCGTGTGCCTTTTTCTTTAGTTCCTTTAGCACGTTTAAGTCGTTTTCCTGGAACAGATTCCAGACGTTGTTGGAAGTAACTTCTTGTTTTTGCCATTTCCACGTAACCTGTTTCTTTGAAGGGGGGTGTTAGAGCCTTGGCGTTTCAAAGTACGTTAGGAGCTGTATTACTTATGTAAATGATTTCCTGGATAGGCAGCTCATTTTCACGTGGCCAGTGACCTTCCTTGAAAGCCACTCTTCAACAGCAGAGATTATAAATTTGAAGAGCAGTTACAAGGCAGACGGTGTTTTTGAATTTACAGAGAGCgcttgtttgtatttttcatataagTACGTAGACGCTTGTGGAATACGTGTACTTCTAATTTACTTTGTGTGTCTAAAAAGATGCAGGAGTGCTAACACCCAGTAGGTTGGTGTTACTTTTCAAGAAGCCGTACACTGATGAATGTGCAATGAATAAATGGAGTTGTCTGCGTAGTTTTTCTTGTATAGTACAGTCCTTCATCTGCAAAGAAACATCGACCGACTCATTAATGAGAATCCAATtagcaggaaggagagggatgggaaagGTGCAGGAGACGACAGAACCGTCACGCAGGAGAGATCTCCTCCTCCCGTATTAGCTGTCCCTACCTGGCAGGGTCACCTCGGCACTCGGTTATTTCTTGTATAACTGGTCCAGGACGAGGTCCGGTTGTGCCGGACCCTGCCCGCGTGCCAGCTATACGGAAGCAGAGCTGCGGCAAAACTCCGTGGAAAGGTTCGGATGGTCCAACAGCTGGAGTGTAGCGTGGAGAGAGTACATCGGGGAAAATAACACGGGGATTGTTGCTCGGGGGGGTTACAGCTCTGTGTTTTTCCCCTCCGTCTTGGCACGGCTGATGGCGTCGCAGGACTTTGATGTAGTTTGTCAGCTAGTGGACTGGAGAAACCTCTGCAGACTTGCCggctgcagagagcaggcagcagatgTACGCAGCTACGGGTAATGAGGTTACGCTGACCAATAACACgagaaaaatgctgctgaattTGTACGATGTTAAGCTGTTTTCCTGAGTGACCGACGTGCTTTACGATTCCCCCTCCTTTTTATAGTGTTTTGCAGAACGCTCTTGTTCTGTGTGTCGTTACCGCTTGCGTGGCCGTTAAGGGATGTCTTGACCATGTCTGTGCATGAGGAGCTGAGCTTTGGGTTTACCTTTGTGCGGAAGCAAGTAGGTCAGCATCTAGTATGCAATTACACgtactctctctctctctctctgtgtatgtacacatacatgTTGCTGCAATTGATCCTTTGAGGATGCGTTTTGAAAGGTCTGGCCAGGCAGAGATTCGTGGGGCTGTCGGAGATCGCTTACCTAAATCCTGCTTTTTCCAGCTAAATCCAGTGTGAAGGTAGGGAATGCTTCAGGAGATGCCTGTCTGATTATCGGGGTGAAAATCCAGCGTGAGTGCGAAGGTCAGGGTGTAGACACCCTGTCTAGGAAACTTTCAGTCACAAATAAACTGTTAATAAACTTAGACCTAGAAGGTCACACGAGAGTCTCATCGCTTTCGTGCCTCGGCTTATTCATTATCCAAATGGcgataatatttaaaaaaaagagagagagaaaaaaagaagtctcgCTAGTTATGACTCTCGGTCGAGCTTGCTGCGGGGTAGAACGTCCTGGTGTTACCGAGCACAAAGTTCATTGCCTTAATGAAGTGCACTAAACCCTCCTCTGTTTAAGGAAACCTCGTCAGAAGTGCAGGAATTGCTCGCTTTGTGGAGCGAGAGGACGCCTGTGAAGATGTGATTCTGGTGAAGCAggtgttaattttaaaaaggagtaCGATTCTGACTCCTGCCTAAAATAGTTGTTCAAATTATTAATACGTAGCTTGCCGGGTCctttctgacagaaaaacagaggctGCGTGTCTCGTTCCCCCATTCTCTCCTCTGCTAAACCAAATATTGGAGTGCATCCATCTCTTCAGGAAGGCTGCTCGCAGCCTTGTGTCAACAGAATGAGCGCGAGAAGTCCCTGTTTTTGCTGCCTTGTTGTTTTCTTACAACATCTTTGCAACTCTTGCACGGAGACGGGGAGGATTGCTGATTTATTGACGTGGGCTCGGCAGCGCGATTTGGCTGGGGTTCTGGTCGCGGAGGCCGCGGTTTGCCACATAACGTTCCTTTGCGGAAAGGTGCTGCCACACCTTTGGAGCTGAGgtttctctgtgtgctttttttaaaaatcccgTGACTTGGgcttaacaacaacaacaacaacaaaaccccccaccCTGTGGGTCAAGGATGATCTTTGGCGCTGAGAATGCCAAAATCCCACATCGGAGCAGGGGTT includes:
- the PCYOX1 gene encoding prenylcysteine oxidase 1, whose translation is MPALRLLLLLAALCPPVPARRPQRDAPGKIAVVGGGIGGAAVAYFLRQKFGRSVRLDVLEKAAVGGRLATLEVEGAGYEAGGSVLHPLNLHMKHFVKELGLSVAPAHGSLVGIYNGEEFVFEESSWYIVNLLKLLWHYGLNPLRMYMWVEDVLDKFMRIYRYQTHDYAFSSNELLLHALGGNDFTRMLNQTIDEAMQKAGFSHKFINEVVCPAMRVNYGQGVNINGFVGAVSLAGVESGLWSVKGGNKLVCTGLIYASKAEVIPGTVLSIEPKIRPRPAGDPAKLYQVTYNTTSGLTGDTYDIVVIAAPLSRKMANITFKNFDPPVPEFPNPYHQTVTTFVHGRLNASFFGYRDPSAFHFGAIFTTENPKLFINSVGVVSPVEDAGGEGKLPLRSAVWKVFSKEVLTKEQLNSLFSSYDSVKVKKWLAYPHYSPPEKCPPVILHDNIYYLNGIERAASAMEMSAIAAKNAALLAYHRWYGNTDRIDQEDLHEKLKTEL